The genomic stretch TGAACCCAGAATTGGTTATCAACAAAGTTACACTATTGTAGTCACATATACTATATGCTATATGTTCATGTTACCTGTAGATCACTATGTAAATAGAATAGGTACATTTTTTGCGTAATTTATCAAAAGATTCTGAGAAAATGTGATGCACACGTAAAATGAAATAAGTGTACAATGGGCAGTATAGAGGTTTACTAGATTGTGCTTAGGCCGTCAAACAAGCTTCTAAGGCTGCATAAGCAAACGCATCCACAATGGCGGGCACAGCTCACAAACAAAAAGCAGAccgaagagagagagagagatagagaaagaTGGTTACCGGCCGCAATGGCTAAGTCTAGTTCCGATGACTACAGAAATGGaccacacaaactcacactcaCATATATAGTAGTATATATACCATCAGCGGCTGTAGATTTATCATCTTTTTGCTGTAATGATACAGGCTAGACACCTTTTAGGCTGGTGTCTCTTGGCCTTTGTTTGCAATAATTCACAGAAAATAGTTGCTGAGAAATTTTTTTGGTTGAAACTGAATTTGACCTatcatatgtatatatatgcatgATAGCTACTCCCTAGGCACACTGGCTAGATGGAATCATGTGTTTTTTGGTGAAAATCTTGGGCAAAAGCTGTTAGTTAACATggacttcacaatccctatactTGGTAATTTTGCAGTGGAAATTCTCTCttttccatatatatatatatatatgtgtgtaggCGCGCGCATTTTAGGCTAAAGCTTTGTGTTACGAGTAGGGGTGTactcgagccgagtcgagcttgaGTATTGCCATACTCTTTGACTCAGCCTATAATATAAttatactcgagctcgatcgagtcGGAGAATCTcaactcgagcttgactcgaggaAATCTATAAAAGCTCGAGattcgactcgataaggctcgactTTGAGTCAAGCTTATCGAGTTGAGTAAACTGATCAATCGAGTTTTTTGATTAATCTTGTAAATTCAGTATAAATTATACCCATAacggtcattttataattataatacatatattatttaaattatatatatattgtttaaATTATACTACTCAACGAGTAGCTCGTCAAACCATGAACTGTAAAAATCCGGGTTCGAACTCGACTTGAATGTATACTCGAGTAACTCGAGACTCAGCTCGAACTCGGTCGCCAAGTCATTGACTGAGTTGCAAGCGAGCCGAGCTAGTTACGAGATAACATGGCGCTTCAGAAGTTCTTTTACTTGGATTCATGCACAatataagtatttttttttccgaTTTAGATCACAAGGGAAGGATGCATTGAGGATAAAATGTTACATTTAGACGCAATGATAAAAGGATGCAAATGATAGCTTAACCAATTATTCGAGTTCTAGAGATAAAATCTTGTTCAAATTacttaaaaagaaaagatttttctaaaattagtTGTTAAATCAAGACTTTATAAAATTTAGTACGTGTTACCTTTTTAGTCTCACTCAATCTTATAGTGATAAGTACAAAATCTAAGTCATAAAAGCACCAACCTACTCAAATTTGGCTTAATAATGTTCATCTTAAAGCCTCTGCATCTAACTAAGCCACAAACTTAAACattcatttcaaaattatttaaaattagaACTAAACTTCAACATAAATAGGATTTTTTCCCTAATGGTAGCAATATTAGCGCATCACTTTTGTTACTGACGCTCCACAATTTTTTACATGTTAAAAAATGGTCAAGAATGACCCTTTATGTCATTCTTATATGTCATCATTTGAGAACTGACTTatacatattttcttaaaattaaaggaatttgaaaaatataataatgTATGTATCACTAGGATTCCATTTGGTGTTGCAGTACTTTTGCCGAAAAGATGGCGGTCATTATTTGTTAGATTTAGGAGTAGaatttttttatctttaaaGCACTTCTAacataaattcaaaattagtgCTTTTAGAATACATTTTATgtttttacaaataaaaataactttCAACCATTTTATCATAACTTTGAATTGAATAAAGAGATAAGTATATTTCAAACACTTAAAACTAAACATTGTGAAACACAAACTACACTCTTGTAAGTATGTATCcaaaatataattaagctaATGATACCTAATTAATCAAATGCTACAAACAAGTGAATCTAACGTCCCCCAAATAACAATAGCTGAATCTTGTTCCATGAATTCTTTTGGGttgaaaagtaaaagaaaaacaaattgtCTACAAATTCTTATCTCTCAAAGATTTTGAGGGTTATTATAAACATATTGTATCGTCTggcatatgcaaaaaaatatcaACAAATTAAGAAGCCATGAATTAAAAATTACAAGTCTTTTGATGTATGATCAGATACAtacaagaaataaatatttcgataaaattttctttttaaagtgAATTAGCATTGTGTAGTTGCAAATTTTTTACTGCAGTGGCATGTCAACTTCTCATTACAAAAGATGAAAGGCCTACGGACAGCCCTTTTTGCCTATTGTGAACTGAGCTACAGGCTGCAACAAGGACACCGAAAGTTTTTAGAAAGAATGGAACCTTTAAGTTTTGGTGATCGGTCAGggaaactttttatttttttattttttgccacAACACAGAATGTAAATATTTAGCCAAATTAATTTCGCTGTTAAATCAAGACAAAGCAAAACAGCCTTAGCCTAATTCACTAAATAACTATTCTATGATGCcgtggtcttttttttttttttcatatctaTCTCATAGTCATAGTCTTGCCAAATGTGTATTTTGGTAAATCAGAACGAAAAAGAATACAACAAAATTATCTTAGTGGAGATAATAATCTGTATATCCTTTGGGATCTTGCTGAAATTTCTGTTTACTAGAACCCGGTTGAAAATCGAAAAgaccaaaattaaaaaaaaaaaaaaaatttggtcatGGAAACCTAGAAtgacaaaggaagaaaaagaaatgaaagaagaaaagaatttaGTTCACTTATTGCAGTTGAgaaaccaaaccaaaccaaaaaagaaaaagaaaagaaaacccacTGTTGAATTGTACTAACGGTAGCCATAGCAAAATTATAAGCTTTGATACATACAAAGGCCATAGAAAACTATGCACTAAAATATTCATGATTCAGCTACAACTAAAAGATGTACCGATTCCCCTAGCTAGGCTTGACAACACAGTGCAGCTTCCTCCTCAATAATTCTAAGTATGTGATGAACTGCACCAGCTATGTCATCTGCTGAATTTAGTAAACAGCCTTCTTCCACCTGTAACATGACAAATCCCAAAATTTAGCCCCCCAAAAAACCCTCTCATTATTTTGCCTAAATTGTAAAAATACAAAAGTAAGTCACTCAGAAGTGTAAAAATTTGAGGATACCATTTCTTATGATCATCAATGACCCCTAACATATCCCTTCTAAATAGGCTAGAATAAGAGTAGGGGCAGGTGTAGAGTAGACAAATGTCAAtcgacccaaaaaaaaaaaaaaaaaaagaccccaGCCTAACATATACCGTTGGATAAAAGACCACTGGAATGCCCAATATACCCATTGCACTAAGTTTAACCTGTCTATTCTATAGAACCCAATGGTCCATGATTTCTTCGAATAGTAACTGCAGCATGTGTAAACTTTAAAGTGGCAGCTAGCATTCTCTAGTCATTTTCTGCAAGAAATGTTTGTCAATATCCATCAATGTAACATATCTGAAATAGATGCAATTTTATTTCAGGACTCACTCTTCTGAATTAGGTAAGGGTCGATAACGGTGTCCTGGACAGCAACACTAGCACGTTACCAACCATTGCCTCAAATGCATAAGAATAGACAAGTACTAGATGTTAAGGTACCTTAGCACTGATGGAGTATAGGACCAAAGGGTCCAAAGTTGTGATATTTAGGTGAAGGATGGTGAGGTACAGCGTCTGTAGGCCAGTAACCATTTTGGAGAGCGGTCTAACTCTTCTTCTTGAAAGGATTCTAACGTTTGCATGAGTTTCAATCAAAGTGACTTCAATATCTGCAATTGCTGCCTTGCTCTTGGATGTGTACTTGTTTGGCAATTGGGCTGAGCATGTGTATTGAGGGTAAGCGAAAAATTGAGCAAATGGGGTTGGAGCTGGAGGAAAACACTTGTTCCCGGTGGCCGTGGCAATGGCTGCGGCCATGGTGGTGGTGGTCTTGTCATTTGCTCCTCCATGTTGCTGTAATAGCAAGAACCTTTGTGCTTCAAGGGATTGCAAGTGATGCTCAAGCTCCTTCACAAATTCTATAGCACCACCAACTATAGAGGCCTGGTCACCCTGCAAAAACCAATCTTTTCTTATATTTAATCTCGTGATTATTAAAGTGAATAAATTGAATCTTTTAAAGTAGCATGAAcagccataaaaaaaaaaaaaaaaaaaaaggtggcaTGCACAAAACAGTGAAAATTCTTATTTCGAGATTTGAAAGAAGCTTACATCCATCATTTTTATTGTGTACCATCTTAACTTTTACCTGGACAAGAAAAGTACATACAAGAAtggacaaaattttttttttaaaaaaaaaaaaatctaatgacAACCAAACGACCATAGCTGCCAGGATTGCCATTTTCAAATCATTGAAAATCAGCCACAAAATTTGGCTTCTTCAAGTATCAGAGACACCTGCTTAAGAACCTGTCTTATTCTACATTGCAAATACATGAATGTTGAACCCCGTGCTGGAACGGGAATCTTCACAGACACAAAAACAagaacgagaaagaatattttGTTTTGTAGCAATCATGTTGGTAATGAGAACGGGCTAGTACTGAGAAGGTCAACAGAAAAAAGCATAACCTGTCAAGAAACAATAAATGCATGCCTCAATTAGAAATTGCAAATTAAAATTAAACCTCACCAATTAATTGACTACTATTCaaatggcaaaaaaaaaaaaaaaaaacagactAAGGGAATCTCATCTCATCTTAAATTTGATTAATAAAATCAATTGCCTCGTCAAAAGAGATTCCAATTCCCAATTTATAAACCTTacaaaccctaaaaaaaaaaattatttagagaagaacgaagaagaaaaaaaaatttatacccTTTGAACATAGGAATCTGGCATGAGTGCACGCAAGACAGCAAGATGTTCATTCATTTGTTTACGACGGTTTCTTTCAACAGCAATGTGAGTCATCCTTTGGGTCTCAGCTTCCTCTTTATTCTTGCAAACTCTTTGCCTTCTCCTCCTCTTCTTCCTGCCTTGCACCGCCAAACTATTCTGCTGCCTTTGCGACTGCACGGGAGGCGGCGGAGGCGGCATGCAAGAACAATTTTCTAAACCCCCACCAGCTTCGGCACCGCCACAATTATCAGTTTTCAGCCCTCCATTGTCCAGCAAGAAGTTGGTAGAATTCTCATGACAAGAATTATTGCTGTCATTGCTACTGAAAGGGGTGGCGGAAATGGTATCATAGATGATGAAATTCAGGAGTTCATTGGAGGAAAGAGCTTCTAGAGCCATCATCCCTCTTCTGCACTCGACCCAACTGTTGCTTTTGTGGGCAGATGATGAAAAGATTACTCGAACCCTCGAGTCTCCCAATACTTCTCCTACTGTTAATACTACTATTTTGACTACTGGAGTTGTTGTTATTATTAAAAAGACATCATATCATTCCATTTTATAGCAAAAGCAAAAACCCTCTATTATGTTACTATGACTTATGACTTGTACTGTTGAGAGTTGAGAGAGAGATTCAGAGGAGACTTCCTTTTTCCTTTACACTAACTTTTTGGGATGCAGAGAAAAGCTCAAAAAGCACACACAAGACTTGAGCAGTAACCTCTCACGTGCATGTATGAGACTATTTGTAATGGATGAATCCTTCCTTGCTTTATCattctactcttttttttttttcctttggttaCTGTTTATTTACTTGGTTTTTGTTTTATAACTCTAGAAGGATAGATAGAAAAGTTAGGAGACAAACACAATTAGACACGTATACAATACGATCATACGCCACTTATAAAATTTAATCGCACAGATTGTTCACTGATACAGTTGTTACATCAATAGCAGAATTCAgaaatacacttcaaacttttttatttgtcgaaaaaaaaaacaaattacaCAATAGTTGAGGAAAatggttttttgttttggtttccAATTTTTTCATGGATGCTGTCAAAACATACTGCCAAGGTGTCTGCAAGTGAGGAGTGTGAGCGTGGGGGGACCCAAATCTATGTAGAAATATGCATAAAAACAAGAGAACAAGCTGTGCAAAAGCTACCCTTCACGTTCAACATTTTTTATTTCGGTTTGGGTTGGGATTTGCAAGAAACGACTGGTGCACCGCTCGCGCCACACTCAGACACTCTAGAAAATTGAGTATTATGTGATTCCGTCTGTGAAGAACTGGCTAATTGCAGTTCTAGTCCACTCtccttttgttttgtgtttCAGCCTAGTCCCATTTTTATTCGGTATTATTGGATTTAGTCCcctatttcttttttatttgttttaattaatgaGTCCTAGTATGAGCACTTGAAAAGTGGTTAACCAAAGAGTGTTGATATTAGGTTGATATTAAATGAAACTCTACTAGAAAGAAATTCAGATTAACAATGAGATACTAGCATTTTACCTACATTTTGTGTATGGGCATAGTAGCTTTAACATGTAAGGTAAAGACTCAATATCACtagcaacttttttttttttttttctgacggAGTGGGTATCCGGGTCAATTCTTACGGAGCCTGACTAATCCCACTCCGGTCCGGAGAGGAGGCCCCACTCCACTCGAGCACGGTGACAAGGGGACTTGAACCCTGGTTGCCCAGGTAAGTCCGCCATACCCTAAAGAGGGGGAGCGGGACCGCTCAAGCTAACCCTTGGAGGCCAATATCACTAGCAACTAGAGAGAAGGAAAAGTGGTACGATATATTACATTATTAAAGCATTGATCAGTCAAGAACAAcatttgcccaaaaaaaatggattgacTCTGATGTCCGATCATTAAGAGCTTtttgaagttaaaaaaaaaagttaagttGAAATCTTAACGGTTACAGCAGTAaaaacaataatttacatttttttgatGTATAATAAAAATTCATAAGTACACACTTTAAACAAAGAATAATTGCATCGAGCACTATCACGAGTCAGTTATTCCAAGCAATTGCCACTTAATATATACTTGTTTGTTCCTCAAATATAAAGAGCTAGATTACCACTTGTGCCTCAACTTTAGCTAAAATTGTAGAGGATTAAATGTAAAAGACCAAATGCTCAGGGACTCAAGTGAGATTGAGTGCAAATATAATGATTAAAGATGTAATTTTCCGGATACTACAAAAAGTACTGCAAAGTATGTGTCTAAAAAAATGTTTGGGCAGATTACATTCACCACCGATCGATAGTCAACAAAGTAATGCTTAAACAATTCAACCTTATCATTGAGAGCCATTTCTATGCTTCATATATATTATCAGATTCAGATGGTGAATGTTATCTACTTTGAAGAAGAGGGGATTGCAACATAATGGATAACACACAAAGCCTATCACTCCATCAATATCCCTTTTGAAGGGAGGTGCCCCTCCACACCCATTTCCACCGTTTTGTTCTTTTGGGAGGTTCTTGGAAAGGGCTTTAGCTCTTGACTCGAAACGTGGACATCAACACAGGAAGGGCAATGTTACGTCCATTCTTTGACCTGTTACTAACAAACATGGGAAAGGAACAAGTGGAAGTACTGCAATAGAGAAAACTTCAACGATTATAGGGaagttagatttttttttttctttttatctttttggtTGCCAATAATTTGTTGATAGAGGAtatgaaaacaaaatttaacccACTGGGTAATAAAGTGAAGAAGATCATTAATGACATTAAGAACTACACCGGGCACACATTCGATTTTACCATCATTTCTGCCAAGAATCTTCCAGTCTGCACCATACAACAAACTTCCAAACTATGCATGATTACTGATTT from Coffea eugenioides isolate CCC68of chromosome 8, Ceug_1.0, whole genome shotgun sequence encodes the following:
- the LOC113781438 gene encoding transcription factor bHLH71 isoform X1: MMALEALSSNELLNFIIYDTISATPFSSNDSNNSCHENSTNFLLDNGGLKTDNCGGAEAGGGLENCSCMPPPPPPVQSQRQQNSLAVQGRKKRRRRQRVCKNKEEAETQRMTHIAVERNRRKQMNEHLAVLRALMPDSYVQRGDQASIVGGAIEFVKELEHHLQSLEAQRFLLLQQHGGANDKTTTTMAAAIATATGNKCFPPAPTPFAQFFAYPQYTCSAQLPNKYTSKSKAAIADIEVTLIETHANVRILSRRRVRPLSKMVTGLQTLYLTILHLNITTLDPLVLYSISAKVEEGCLLNSADDIAGAVHHILRIIEEEAALCCQA
- the LOC113781438 gene encoding transcription factor bHLH71 isoform X2 gives rise to the protein MMALEALSSNELLNFIIYDTISATPFSSNDSNNSCHENSTNFLLDNGGLKTDNCGGAEAGGGLENCSCMPPPPPPVQSQRQQNSLAVQGRKKRRRRQRVCKNKEEAETQRMTHIAVERNRRKQMNEHLAVLRALMPDSYVQRGDQASIVGGAIEFVKELEHHLQSLEAQRFLLLQQHGGANDKTTTTMAAAIATATGNKCFPPAPTPFAQFFAYPQYTCSAQLPNKYTSKSKAAIADIEVTLIETHANVRILSRRRVRPLSKMVTGLQTLYLTILHLNITTLDPLVLYSISAKDTVIDPYLIQKSGRRLFTKFSR